The following proteins are co-located in the Camelina sativa cultivar DH55 chromosome 12, Cs, whole genome shotgun sequence genome:
- the LOC104730296 gene encoding probable small nuclear ribonucleoprotein F, which yields MATIPVNPKPFLNNLTGKTVIVKLKWGMEYKGFLASVDSYMNLQLGNTEEYIDGQLTGNLGEILIRCNNVLYVRGVPEDEELEDADQD from the exons ATGGCT ACCATTCCAGTTAACCCGAAACCATTCTTGAACAACTTGACTGGCAAGACTGTTATCGTTAAGCTTAAATGGGGAATGGAATACAAAG GTTTCCTCGCCTCTGTTGACTCCTACATGAACTTGCAG CTGGGAAACACTGAGGAATACATCGACGGGCAATTGACAGGAAACCTTGGAGAGATCTTGATCcg ATGCAACAATGTCTTGTATGTCCGAGGTGTGccagaagatgaagaacttgAAGATGCTGATCAAGACTAG
- the LOC104730293 gene encoding AAA-ATPase At4g30250 encodes MKMSDYWTTMASLVGMLAFCQTILQLVFPPELRLAFLHVLTRLRHVFSSHTYFDITEIDGVNTNELYNAVQLYLSSSVTVNGAVSSRNNNTRLSLTRVPNSSSVTFGLSNNDRITDVFNGVTVLWEHVVVQRQVQSFSWRPMPEEKRGFTLQINKRDKDLVLDSYLDYIVGKSEEIRRRNEERLLYTNSRGVSLDVRSHPWDSVRFKHPSTFDTLAMDPEKKKRIMEDLREFASGQGFYQKTGRAWKRGYLLYGPPGTGKSSLIAAMANYLGYDIYDLELTEVQNNSELRKLLMKTSSKSIIVIEDIDCSINLTKRGKNKKKNGSYEYDPGLINGSGLEEPGSSVTLSGLLNFTDGLWSCCGSEKIFVFTTNHIEKLDSALLRSGRMDMHIHMGFCKFPALKILLKNYLRLEEDEMDGVVLEEMEECVEEAEITPADVSEVLIRNRSDAVKAVRELVCVLKERVVKRKKSVGLKKKKEEGDEEEEDEADEEQEKRALDSPNRNREVFGFQDEEEEKEK; translated from the coding sequence atgaagatgagTGATTATTGGACAACAATGGCTTCTCTAGTTGGTATGTTAGCCTTTTGTCAAACGATCCTACAGCTCGTGTTCCCGCCGGAGCTCCGACTAGCTTTCCTCCACGTCTTGACACGCCTCCGCCATGTGTTCTCTTCTCACACCTACTTCGATATAACGGAGATTGACGGCGTCAACACCAACGAGCTCTACAACGCTGTTCAGCTCTACCTCAGCTCTTCCGTCACAGTCAACGGCGCCGTTTCCAGCAGAAACAACAATACACGTCTCAGCTTAACACGTGTCCCTAACTCGAGCTCCGTCACTTTCGGCCTCTCCAACAACGACAGAATCACCGATGTCTTTAACGGCGTCACTGTCTTATGGGAACACGTCGTTGTCCAACGTCAAGTACAGAGCTTTTCTTGGAGACCAATGCCGGAAGAGAAACGAGGGTTTACGTTACAGATCAACAAGAGAGACAAAGACCTTGTCTTAGATTCTTACCTCGATTACATTGTCGGGAAATCAGAGGAGATACGCCGGAGAAACGAGGAGAGGCTTCTTTACACTAACTCGAGAGGCGTCTCGCTCGATGTGAGAAGCCATCCGTGGGACTCTGTGAGATTCAAGCATCCGAGTACGTTTGATACTCTTGCTATGGATcctgagaagaagaaacggaTCATGGAGGATCTAAGAGAGTTTGCGAGCGGACAAGGGTTTTATCAGAAGACCGGAAGGGCTTGGAAACGAGGTTACTTGTTGTATGGACCACCTGGAACTGGCAAGTCTAGTCTGATCGCTGCAATGGCGAATTATCTTGGATACGATATCTACGATCTTGAGCTCACTGAGGTTCAGAACAACTCTGAATTGAGGAAGCTGTTGATGAAGACTAGCTCTAAGTCGATCATTGTCATCGAGGATATTGATTGTTCGATCAATTTGACGAAACgggggaagaacaagaagaagaatgggaGCTATGAGTATGATCCGGGTTTAATAAACGGGTCGGGTTTGGAAGAACCGGGAAGCTCGGTGACTCTCTCGGGGTTGTTGAACTTCACTGATGGGCTTTGGTCTTGTTGTGGGAGTGAGAAGATCTTTGTGTTTACGACTAATCATATTGAGAAGTTAGACTCTGCTCTGTTGAGAAGTGGGAGGATGGATATGCATATTCACATGGGTTTTTGTAAGTTTCCGGCTTTGAAGATTCTGTTGAAGAATTATCTGAGGCTTGAGGAGGATGAAATGGACGGTGTCGTTTTGGAGGAGATGGAGGAGTGTGTGGAGGAGGCAGAGATTACACCGGCTGATGTTAGTGAGGTGTTGATTAGGAATAGGAGTGATGCAGTGAAGGCGGTGAGAgagcttgtttgtgtgttgaaGGAGAGAGttgtgaagagaaagaagagtgttggattgaagaagaagaaagaggaaggtgacgaggaagaagaagatgaagcagatgaagaacaagagaagagagcttTGGATAGTCCTAATAGAAACAGAGAGGTGTTTGGAtttcaagatgaagaagaagagaaggagaaatgA
- the LOC104730295 gene encoding uncharacterized protein LOC104730295, whose translation MDTSKNTNLQNPTKLTKPFQYHQEEEKEEALSLRDLPLSAENINPTATPITTEDHREPSTELFEFLTSTSYDVSPAENIIFGGKLIPLNYKNALFSPPEHISPRIRTRSESLSAIQGHKLNRPGSNTVARLDNAGPMRISRSLDYRKLSRGPNTVHSPPKSTSPTKNTAKPETASSGSGKSVRPRRWYVIMFGMVKFPPEIELKDIKNRQSRRNIPPVIFPSPTNRKSRRSRSPSPSPSWRLLNALSCKEPTNVAATAPFWVPHP comes from the coding sequence ATGGATACTTCAAAAAACACTAATCTCCAAAACCCTACTAAACTCACAAAACCATTTCAAtatcatcaagaagaagaaaaggaagaagcatTATCTCTCCGAGATCTTCCCCTCAGCGCTGAAAACATCAATCCCACCGCCACACCAATCACCACCGAAGACCACCGTGAACCATCGACCGAGCTTTTTGAGTTTCTTACCTCAACCTCCTACGACGTTTCTCCGGCAGAAAACATAATCTTCGGCGGCAAACTCATCCCTCTAAACTACAAAAATGCCCTCTTTTCGCCTCCTGAACACATTAGCCCTCGAATTCGCACACGGTCCGAGTCCTTATCCGCTATACAAGGCCATAAGCTTAACCGTCCCGGTAGTAATACCGTGGCACGTCTTGACAATGCCGGACCTATGAGGATAAGCCGTTCGTTAGATTATCGCAAGCTCTCACGTGGCCCAAACACCGTACATTCTCCACCGAAAAGTACTTCTCCGACCAAAAACACAGCGAAACCGGAGACGGCGTCCTCTGGAAGTGGAAAAAGTGTAAGACCAAGGAGATGGTACGTGATCATGTTTGGAATGGTTAAGTTCCCACCGGAGATTGAACTCAAGGATATCAAGAACCGTCAGAGTCGCCGGAACATTCCACCGGTTATATTTCCGTCACCTACTAACCGGAAATCTCGTAGATCTCGATCACCGTCACCGTCACCTTCTTGGAGGTTACTCAACGCTTTAAGTTGCAAGGAGCCTACAAACGTGGCTGCTACGGCGCCGTTTTGGGTGCCACATCCTTAA
- the LOC104730294 gene encoding uncharacterized protein LOC104730294 yields MMVANSFDLWQKDVFFSAAEEVQESADIMESAYRLWIKEKRQGPPRVSVDSDELCKELQAALSTAKCQLEEFERAVRLSHGNCRDDTTLTRHKQFVTAIENQIYRVESSLQEALSENGKQQPLRWVDLNKEERDDLAMFLSGSSQTSDSLNSDSINLRDSSTSSMAEMNGRRDCVIDIDERGSPESGDDIIRVQADKKAGTRRTWSSPNVPNISALRINVTGNAKEEERKRFLSQIEATPKEKGTKPLFWLQRCRDYNQLIDRVSLYKRRFRVPFSRPIQLILSLMLILFLLIPFRVYSS; encoded by the exons ATGATGGTAGCTAATAGTTTCGATCTATGGCAAAAAGATGTCTTTTTCTCCGCAGCTGAAGAGGTTCAAGAATCTGCTGATAT AATGGAGTCTGCGTATAGGTTGTGGattaaagagaagagacaaggTCCTCCTCGAGTATCTGTAGATTCAGACGAGCTCTGCAAAGAACTCCAAGCAGCTTTGAGCACTGCTAAATGTCag TTGGAAGAGTTTGAGAGGGCAGTGAGGTTAAGCCATGGAAACTGTCGAGATGACACTACGTTAACTAGGCATAAACAGTTTGTTACCGCTATTGAAAACCAGATTTATCGAGTAGAATCTTCTCTGCAAGAAGCGTTAAGCGAGAATGGGAAACAACAACCTTTGCGTTGGGTTGATCTTAACAAAGAAGAGCGTGATGATCTTGCTATGTTTCTATCTGGATCTTCTCAGACGTCAGATAGTTTAAACAGTGATAGCATCAACTTGAGAGATTCATCAACGAGTTCTATGGCTGAGATGAATGGTAGAAGAGACTGTGTGATAGACATTGACGAGAGAGGAAGTCCTGAAAGTGGTGATGATATAATCCGTGTGCAAGCAGATAAAAAAGCTGGTACAAGAAGAACTTGGAGTTCACCAAATGTACCTAATATCAGTGCGTTGAGGATTAACGTTACTGGTAacgcaaaagaagaagagaggaagaggttTTTGTCACAGATTGAAGCCACTCCTAAAGAAAAAGGAACCAAACCTCTGTTTTGGCTGCAGAGATGTCGTGATTATAACCAG CTCATTGACAGAGTCAGTCTTTATAAAAGACGGTTTCGTGTTCCGTTTAGCCGCCCGATTCAGCTCATTCTTTCCTTAATGCTAATCTTGTTTCTTCTGA TACCGTTTCGAGTTTATTCATCTTGA